ATAATCTTCGTATGGATTATGATAAAATCTATTTCGATTTTCATACGCCAACAGAAACGATAAAAGATTTTGTTTGGGACGTTCCTGGAATTCACAATGTAGAAAATGCAACGGTTGCCTTGGCTATTCTTCATAATTTAGGAGTTGACTTCGACACTTTAAAAAAAGCAATTGCCAATTTTAAAGGAATTAAAAGAAGATATACAAAGCATATTTATCCAAGTGGTAAGATTTATATTGACGATTATGCACATCATCCGACTGAAATCAATGCAGTGATGGGTTCAATTAAAACGTTTTATCCGGATAAAAAATTATTGGTGGTTTTTCAGCCGCATTTGTTTAGCAGAACACGTGATTTTGCAGATGGTTTTGCAGAGAGTTTAGATAAGTCTGATGAATTGATTTTATTGGATATTTATCCGGCAAGAGAACTTCAGGAAAATTTTGAAGGCATTACTTCAAAATGGCTTTTAGAGAAAGTGAGTTTAGATAAAAAAGAGGTTTCTGATTTAGCAGAAGCTTTCAATAAAATAAAAGAAAAAGAATTTGATATTTTGCTTACCGTAGGTGCCGGAAATATAGATACGCTGTATGACCCGATTTGCGAGTGGCTGAGCGGGAAATAATTAGTTGAACACAGAGAACACAGAGGTATTTTTTATAATGCGAAAGAGGTTTCACAGAGCCGCTTCGCTTATAAAAGCATGAAAGTGACAGTTTTTACTATTTTATTCCTCTTACAAGCGAAGCGGCTTTGTGAGACTAATTAATAGGGTAAATTATAAAAACTTTGTGAACTTAGTGTTCAAAAAATAAAAACACCCAAATGAATGAAAATGAAATTTCCGCAATAGTAGTTGATTCAGGATTGAAAATTAACAAAGCACTAGGAGCCGGTTTATATGAAACGGTATATGAGCAGTGTCTTGAATATGAGTTGAAAAATAGAGGATTATTGGTTGAAAGACAAAAATTTCTTTCAATACAATATGAAAATTTAGAGGTTAAGAATGCTTTTAAAATTGATTTGCTAATTGAAAATAAGGTTGTTATCGAGATTAAAGCTCAGGAAGCTTTAGATAATTTTCACAATGCTCAATTATTAAATTATTTAAAATTGGGAAATTACAGATTAGGCTTATTATTAAATTTTAATTCTAAACTGTTTAAAACGGGAATTCAAAGAGTAATAAACGGATTTATAATATGATTGTTCAGCTTCTACAAGCGAAGCGGCTTAGTGAAACAAAAAAAAGAGATTAATAGAAAGAACTTTGTGAACTCTGTGTTCAAAAACAAAAAACAAGTTTATTAAATTATTTAAAATTAGGAAATTACAGATTAGGCTTATTATTAAATATTAATTCTAAACTGTTTAAAACGGGAATTCAAAGAGTAATAAACGGATATATAATATGATTGTTCAGCTTCTACAAGCGAAGCGGCTTAGTGAAACTAAAAAAGGAGATTAATAGAAAGAACTTTGTGAACTCTGTGTTCAAAAACAAAAAACAAGTTTATTAAATTATTTAAAATTGGGAAATTACAGATTAGGCTTATTATTAAATATTAATTCTAAACTGTTTAAAACGGGAATTCAAAGAGTAATAAACGGATATATAATATGATTGTTTAGCTTCTACAAGCGAAGCGGCTTAGTGAAACAAAAAAAAGGAGGTTAATAGAAAGAACTTTGTGAACTCTGTGTTCAAAAAAATAAAATGAAAAACAAGTACAGAATTTTAAAAATTGCCATCACAGTAATCATTCTTGGGTTCCTGCTGAGTTTCTCTTTGAAGAAATTTGGGGGTCAGAAGATTACGGACAATAAAATTTCTGTAAAAATGAATGAGAAAACTCCCGTATATTTTATTGATGAAAAAGATATTCGTGAGATTGTCAATAAAGAAAATCCATCAAGGAAAGTCGGAGATTTAAATATTCCGGAGCTGGAAAAGAAAATAAATGCTCTTCCTTCGGTTGACAGTGCGAATGTGTATTTAAATTTAAATGGAAAACTGAATTTAGATATCAAACAACGAGTTCCGGTTTTTAGGCTTAATTATAATGGAAAAGATTTTTATGTGGATGAAAAAGGCGTAGAATTTCCTATTTCCAGAACTTATTCTCATCCATGCATGCTGGTGACGGGTGATGTGAAAAAAGAGGAGTATGAAAAACTGGCTGAGTTGGTTGATAAAATTGACAAAGATGATTTCAGTAAAAAATATTTCATTGGAATCTCAAAATATAAAGACAGTTATAATCTTCTGACCAGTGAAGGAATTTATCGAGTGGAGATAGGAGATTTAGATAATATTGAATTAAAAGTAAAAGGTTTTAAAACTTTTGTAGAAAAATATCTGGTGTTTCAGGACCCGCAAAAATATAAGATGATTTCGGTAAAATATCAAAATCAGATTGTAACAACGCTGAATCCTTATTTTAAAGAAAATGATAGTATTTTAAAGGCGAGTCATAAAGATTTGGTAAAAGCTCCGGTTGCAGTTTCTTCCGTTAAAAAAGCAGAAATCAATCTAAAGCCGACAGTGAAAAAAGCGAGTTCGACTTCTTTAAAACCGAAAGAAAACACAAAACCAAAAGCGGTCGTCAAACCGAAAGCTAAGGTTAAAATAGAATAAAAAAAAGTCCTGAAGGGACGGATTAAC
The sequence above is a segment of the Chryseobacterium turcicum genome. Coding sequences within it:
- a CDS encoding cell division protein FtsQ/DivIB → MKNKYRILKIAITVIILGFLLSFSLKKFGGQKITDNKISVKMNEKTPVYFIDEKDIREIVNKENPSRKVGDLNIPELEKKINALPSVDSANVYLNLNGKLNLDIKQRVPVFRLNYNGKDFYVDEKGVEFPISRTYSHPCMLVTGDVKKEEYEKLAELVDKIDKDDFSKKYFIGISKYKDSYNLLTSEGIYRVEIGDLDNIELKVKGFKTFVEKYLVFQDPQKYKMISVKYQNQIVTTLNPYFKENDSILKASHKDLVKAPVAVSSVKKAEINLKPTVKKASSTSLKPKENTKPKAVVKPKAKVKIE
- a CDS encoding GxxExxY protein; this encodes MNENEISAIVVDSGLKINKALGAGLYETVYEQCLEYELKNRGLLVERQKFLSIQYENLEVKNAFKIDLLIENKVVIEIKAQEALDNFHNAQLLNYLKLGNYRLGLLLNFNSKLFKTGIQRVINGFII